The genomic region AAGAGTCTTCTCCATATACATTAACTTTTTCTGTATTTATTTCTACATTTTGAACCCTATTTTGGTCTTCATCCATAGATATTAACGTACTTCCATTGCTAACTTCTAACTCTTTACCTGAAATTTTAACATTATCTTTACCCTTAGCATAGCCATCATTTCCTTTAAATGATACTTTTCCTGTAGCATTAACTTTTAGATCTTTTTCAGCTAAAATTAATCCCTTATTACCATCTTGAGTAAAGTCACCTTCAACATTAACTTTTATATCTCCAACTCTAGTAGCTGCATTTTTTAATAATACATTACCTTTAGAGTCCACTGTTAAATCATCTATTGTAGCAACCATTTGACCTTTACTATTTACTCCAACTCCTTTATCAGTAGCAATTAAAGTAATTTTTCCAGCAGACATTGCTCCCAATTCACTAGCATCTATTCCATACTCATAATTACTAGTTGCACCTTCTTCACTTGTGTATTCCCCAGTTTCATAGTTAAAAGTATTGCTTCCTGTTAATATTTTTATTTCCTTAGTTGATCTATTTTCAGTTCTTCCACTATGAAGTGCTCCACCTATTTTTGAAGCTTTTGAAATTATATTAAAATAGTCAACTCTTGCTATATTAATAGAACCTCCACTTGCTAACTCAACTTGCCCATCAGTTATCTTGAAAACTATTCCACCATTTTCATTAATTTCATCAACTAATTTACCTGTAGTCATAGTTACTTTAGATGTATTTAAAAATCCACCATTACTTAAATATATTCCGTTAGGATTAGCTAATATGAACTCTGCTTCTTTTCCAGCTATTTCTATAAAACCTTCTATTTCAGATCTTGTTAAACCTGTAACTTCAGATAAAATTGTTTTAGCTTCTTTTCCAGCTTCAATATTAGGATTTCCATAAATTAATCCAGCTAAATCTGTTAACGTCATTTGAGATGAATTGTTTAAGATCATTCCATTTTCATCAACATTAAACTTTAAAAATTTATTATGAGATAAACCTCTCTCATTAGGTGTAACTATATCCACTTGATCAATATTATTCTTTGTTTTTCTTATTATAGCCTGATGTTTACTTAATGCATCTTCATCAACAATAACACCAGCTGCATAAGAAACAACATCCAGTGGACTAACTAAATTATAAATAGCCAAACTTATTAAACCACCTATAATTTTTTTACTCTTACTATCCAAATCTTTTTTCTTCATATGACCACCTCATACCTTTATTAAAAACACATAAAAATTATTATTTATACTTTATTTTCATTCTTACACATATTATTACAAATGATTCAATATATGTATATATTACTTAATTAAGCTAACCTTTCATAAGTAAAAAAAACTTCTCCAATTTAATTGGAGAAGTATTTTTATATTAAAAACTCATACTTCCTGTTAAATATATTCTACCTTTTTTATCTACTTCTAAGTAATCTGGATAGTAAATTGGTATTCCACAACTTACACTTATATTAGCAAAACTAATATCTTTATATAATCCAAAAGCTACTGAAGCAATTTCTTCGTTTGATAAATATTTTGGATTATTTTTATTTGAACTATTTTTTACAAATCCATAATCTATTCCTACATAAAATTTAGTTTGATTTAATTGTCTAGCTATAGGATTTTTAGATTCTGTTAAGAAAGTATAATTCAATTGATTTTTTACATATATACCTTTTTCTCCAGTTACTCCATCTTTAAATCCTCTTACTGTTACATCATCTCCTATTGACATCTTATCTCCACTATATAAAATATCTGGAGAATACTGTGAATCAAATGTAAATTCATAAGCTAACCCAAGATTCATGAAAGTAAATGGTTTATAATATCTTGTATAAAATTTAAACTTGTCATATTGACGTTTAGCTTGACTATTATACTTATCTTTATCAGCTCCTAAACTTCCTAAACCTCTCACATAGCTAAGTTTATTAAAAATACTTCCACCTGCTAAAATACCACTATAAGATAAATCTATTTGCTCACTAGCTGATTTATAACTACTTGTCTCAACAAAACTTTTTTCTATAAATGTTTTTGAATCTTTAAAGGCAAAAGTCGATCCTAATTTTATTTTTCCTTTACTTCCATCATATAAAGTTCTATTCAATTTAAATTTAGCACTAGAACTTTTAGATTCATTTAAAGAACTCGTTATTTTACCTGGTATAGTATTTCTTGTTTGTGAGTAATTATATGTAACCCCTGTTTCCCACCAACCAATAGGAAGAGTATAATCTGCAAAAACACTTCTACTATATCTTACAGAATCATCATCTAATGTAGAAGAACCTTGAACAAATAACGTGTCACTAGCTCCTAATACGTTTCCTGTAGACATTCCTACTTTAACACTATTTTTACCTGTGCCTTCACTACCTAAATTATCAAAATCCACATTTACGCTACCTAATTTAGTTTCATGTACATCTCCAATTATAATAGTTTGACCTATTTTTGTACCTGGATTTAATTTAAACTTACCTTGAGTATTTGGAGCAGAGCTTAAATTAGCTTCTGAATACTCTATCTTTTTAAGATTTACAGTATCTCCTTCTTTAAAGACTAAATTTAAATTTTCCTTTAATTTAGATTTATTTTTACTTCTATCAATTATTAACACTTTTTCTATTTTTCCCTCAAAAATCTTTAATTTTAATTCTCCTTGAGAAATATTTTGATTTATAGGTAAAGTCACACGAGCAGCTACATAACCTTTTTTAATATAACTATTTGTTATATCTTTAACTAAATTATGTATATCTCCCATACCTAAATCTTTCTTTGCATATTTTTTTACTATCTTTATTTTCTCTTTAACACTTAACTTATTAGCATTTATAAGAGTTATTTGTTTAATGTAAAATTTTCTTCCAGACTGAAATTGTACATCTTCTTTTTCTTTAACTTTTTCCTTTTCTTGTAACTCTTTTTTTAAAATATTTTTTATTCTTTTTTCTTCAA from Fusobacterium sp. JB019 harbors:
- a CDS encoding ShlB/FhaC/HecB family hemolysin secretion/activation protein, with amino-acid sequence MKKKTLSKVFLLVGLTFALENVSYSISSPQNNSDREMQLQEKRLEEKRIKNILKKELQEKEKVKEKEDVQFQSGRKFYIKQITLINANKLSVKEKIKIVKKYAKKDLGMGDIHNLVKDITNSYIKKGYVAARVTLPINQNISQGELKLKIFEGKIEKVLIIDRSKNKSKLKENLNLVFKEGDTVNLKKIEYSEANLSSAPNTQGKFKLNPGTKIGQTIIIGDVHETKLGSVNVDFDNLGSEGTGKNSVKVGMSTGNVLGASDTLFVQGSSTLDDDSVRYSRSVFADYTLPIGWWETGVTYNYSQTRNTIPGKITSSLNESKSSSAKFKLNRTLYDGSKGKIKLGSTFAFKDSKTFIEKSFVETSSYKSASEQIDLSYSGILAGGSIFNKLSYVRGLGSLGADKDKYNSQAKRQYDKFKFYTRYYKPFTFMNLGLAYEFTFDSQYSPDILYSGDKMSIGDDVTVRGFKDGVTGEKGIYVKNQLNYTFLTESKNPIARQLNQTKFYVGIDYGFVKNSSNKNNPKYLSNEEIASVAFGLYKDISFANISVSCGIPIYYPDYLEVDKKGRIYLTGSMSF
- a CDS encoding filamentous hemagglutinin N-terminal domain-containing protein, which translates into the protein MKKKDLDSKSKKIIGGLISLAIYNLVSPLDVVSYAAGVIVDEDALSKHQAIIRKTKNNIDQVDIVTPNERGLSHNKFLKFNVDENGMILNNSSQMTLTDLAGLIYGNPNIEAGKEAKTILSEVTGLTRSEIEGFIEIAGKEAEFILANPNGIYLSNGGFLNTSKVTMTTGKLVDEINENGGIVFKITDGQVELASGGSINIARVDYFNIISKASKIGGALHSGRTENRSTKEIKILTGSNTFNYETGEYTSEEGATSNYEYGIDASELGAMSAGKITLIATDKGVGVNSKGQMVATIDDLTVDSKGNVLLKNAATRVGDIKVNVEGDFTQDGNKGLILAEKDLKVNATGKVSFKGNDGYAKGKDNVKISGKELEVSNGSTLISMDEDQNRVQNVEINTEKVNVYGEDSLIVSGKTLDINVKSKLEDGTISYTDNNQIYNEGTIIAANVDIDAGKIYNKKAITGRDILNIASKNIDNAGKILGVNKLNISGNGSLTNMETGELSSNVLVNIDGYNDILNSGKILSGSELNIINSNSVLNSETGKIQSSREALISSTSLDNKGSIYAATRLNINSDSFTNEGSTYSETTNISGKTSGKGSLINKSSGRIISTDETNITSSELVSNEGSIKGNGVTINTENVNNDGTIVAGDKSLDIDASKNITNKGTLL